One part of the Theropithecus gelada isolate Dixy chromosome 5, Tgel_1.0, whole genome shotgun sequence genome encodes these proteins:
- the ERVMER34-1 gene encoding endogenous retroviral envelope protein HEMO, giving the protein MVSLSNYALLQLTLTAFLTILVQAQHLLAPVFQTLSILTNQSNCWLCEHLDNAEQPELVFVPASASTWWTYSGQWMYERVWYAQAEVQNHSTSSYGKVTQHWEASMEAQGLSFAQVRLLEGNFSLCVENKNGTGPFLGNIPKQYCNQILWFDFTDGTFMPSIDVTDESRNYDDTSVCLGTRQCSWFAGCTNQTWNSSAVPLIGLPNTQDYKWVDRNSGLTWSGNSTCLYSCQNQTKGLLYQLFRNLFCSYGLTEAHGKWRCADANITNDKGHDGHQTPTWWLTGSNLTLSVNNSGLFFLCGNGVYKGFPPKWSGRCGLGYLVPSLTRYLTLNASQITNLRSFIHKVTPHRCTQRDTDNPPLYCNPKDNSTIRALFPSLGTYDLEKAILNISKAMEQEISATKQTLEAHQSKVSSLASASQKDHVLDIPTTQRQTACRTVGKQCCLYINNSEAIMSDIQHLYEISENLKNGPFFNWEGLFAKVGDWFRSWGYVLLIVLFCLFIFVLIYVRVFRKSRRSLNSQPLNPALSPQQSAQLLVNETSCQVSNRAMKELTTHQYDTSLL; this is encoded by the coding sequence ATGGTCTCCCTTTCAAACTATGCCCTGCTTCAATTAACCCTTACTGCTTTTTTGACAATTCTAGTACAAGCTCAACACCTGCTTGCACCAGTTTTCCAAACACTATCTATCTTGACTAATCAGTCTAATTGCTGGCTATGTGAGCATCTAGATAATGCAGAACAACCCGAACTAGTTTTTGTTCCTGCCAGTGCAAGCACCTGGTGGACCTATTCTGGACAATGGATGTATGAAAGGGTGTGGTATGCACAAGCAGAAGTACAGAATCACTCTACTTCCTCCTATGGTAAAGTGACTCAGCACTGGGAAGCCTCCATGGAAGCTCAAGGTCTATCCTTCGCTCAAGTAAGGTTATTGGAGGGAAACTTTTCTCTttgtgtagaaaataaaaatggcactGGACCCTTCCTAGGTAATATACCTAAACAATACTGTAATCAAATACTATGGTTTGATTTTACAGATGGCACTTTCATGCCCTCTATAGATGTTACAGATGAATCCAGGAATTATGATGATACAAGTGTTTGCCTAGGCACTAGACAATGTTCCTGGTTTGCAGGTTGCACTAACCAGACCTGGAACAGCTCAGCTGTTCCCTTGATTGGTCTACCCAATACCCAAGACTACAAATGGGTAGATCGAAATTCTGGATTGACCTGGTCAGGTAATAGCACCTGTCTTTATAGCtgccaaaaccaaaccaaaggcCTTCTGTACCAGCTATTTCGCAACCTATTTTGCTCTTATGGCCTGACAGAGGCACATGGGAAATGGAGATGTGCAGATGCCAACATAACTAATGATAAAGGTCATGATGGACACCAGACCCCCACCTGGTGGCTCACAGGTTCCAATCTGACCTTGTCTGTGAACAactctggcctcttttttttatGCGGCAATGGGGTGTACAAAGGGTTTCCACCTAAATGGTCTGGACGATGTGGACTTGGGTATCTGGTACCTTCCCTCACCAGATACCTCACCTTAAATGCTAGCCAAATTACAAACCTGAGATCCTTCATTCATAAAGTAACACCACATAGATGCACCCAACGAGACACAGACAATCCACCTCTGTATTGCAACCCCAAGGACAATTCAACAATAAGGGCCCTTTTTCCAAGTTTGGGAACTTATGATTTGGAAAAGGCAATTCTAAACATTTCCAAAGCAATGGAACAAGAAATCAGTGCCACTAAGCAGACCTTGGAAGCACACCAATCAAAAGTTAGCAGTTTAGCCTCTGCATCCCAAAAGGATCATGTCTTGGATATACCAACCACTCAACGACAAACGGCTTGTAGAACTGTTGGCAAACAGTGTTGCCTCTATATAAATAATTCGGAAGCAATAATGTCTGATATACAACATCTATATGAAATATCCGAGAACCTGAAGAATGGACCGTTTTTTAATTGGGAAGGCCTATTTGCAAAAGTGGGAGACTGGTTCCGATCATGGGGCTATGTGCTTTTAATTGTTCTTTTCTGCTTATTCATCTTTGTTCTAATCTATGTTCGTGTCTTTCGCAAATCTCGCAGATCCCTTAACTCCCAACCTCTGAACCCAGCCTTGTCTCCACAGCAATCAGCACAGCTCCTTGTCAATGAAACTTCATGTCAAGTTTCAAATAGGGCAATGAAGGAACTAACAACCCATCAGTATGACACAAGTCTACTTTGA